One genomic window of Methanobacterium formicicum DSM 3637 includes the following:
- a CDS encoding VWA domain-containing protein, with protein sequence MRKKAITLSFSLLLVFVLCGAATAGDNVTVSKTAVSTGSDTATVTITINGPPANSSATGTDVVYALDCSGSMSGEPLQASQDAANNIVNKMNPANQQAAVVNWDSTIQPSSIGLTTDYTAVHAAINAGVAAGSTNMAAAIQQAIAYLDASTMAGNTHNIILLSDGYPDSQADAITQAQAAAAKGYKLFTIGLGDSVDAAFMTQLATITGGKYYAAPSGSDLDQIYNDIFSQFTSQTATNIVVTDVLPSYISVVGNPTIIPNSNTKNADGTTTLVWNVGSLSTGQTWTVSYNVKSSQYGTLPTNVQATVSYNDPEGIPKTATLPVPTVTFTKPATNGTTVTAKTVGMQTSGVPVAGLISALLLVMGGLLLPRRK encoded by the coding sequence ATGAGGAAAAAAGCCATAACATTGTCTTTTAGTTTGTTGTTAGTATTTGTTCTTTGTGGAGCTGCAACTGCTGGGGATAATGTTACTGTAAGCAAGACTGCTGTTAGTACAGGTTCGGACACTGCAACGGTAACCATTACCATTAATGGACCGCCTGCAAATTCTTCTGCTACTGGAACCGATGTAGTATATGCATTGGATTGTTCTGGAAGTATGAGTGGTGAACCTCTACAGGCATCTCAAGATGCAGCGAACAACATTGTTAACAAGATGAATCCGGCAAATCAGCAAGCAGCTGTTGTAAATTGGGATAGTACTATTCAACCGTCCAGTATAGGTTTAACTACTGACTATACGGCAGTACATGCTGCAATTAATGCAGGAGTAGCAGCAGGATCTACTAATATGGCTGCAGCTATACAGCAGGCCATTGCCTATCTTGATGCAAGTACCATGGCAGGAAACACCCATAATATAATTCTCTTAAGTGATGGTTATCCAGATAGTCAGGCTGATGCTATAACTCAAGCACAAGCTGCCGCAGCTAAAGGCTACAAACTATTTACCATTGGTTTAGGTGATAGTGTGGATGCTGCATTCATGACTCAGTTAGCCACCATTACCGGAGGAAAATATTATGCTGCACCATCCGGCAGTGATTTAGACCAGATATACAACGATATATTCAGTCAATTCACATCTCAAACTGCAACCAACATTGTAGTTACTGATGTCTTGCCCAGTTACATCTCAGTAGTGGGTAATCCTACCATTATACCAAACAGCAATACCAAAAACGCTGATGGAACTACAACTTTAGTCTGGAATGTCGGAAGCTTATCTACTGGACAAACCTGGACAGTTTCGTACAATGTAAAATCCAGTCAATACGGAACACTTCCTACTAACGTTCAAGCGACTGTCTCTTACAACGATCCAGAAGGTATTCCTAAAACTGCAACGCTTCCTGTGCCAACAGTAACTTTCACAAAACCAGCAACCAACGGAACAACAGTCACCGCTAAAACAGTAGGAATGCAGACTTCAGGAGTTCCTGTAGCGGGATTAATATCTGCATTGTTACTGGTTATGGGTGGCCTACTATTGCCTAGAAGAAAGTAA
- a CDS encoding molybdopterin-dependent oxidoreductase, with the protein MIKQYIAVGAIVIIMLLAIVISLDLLPPSTIPLDSVEVTNYQGQQLSSVNDFRENSIKGPQYVNITSYHLEVDGLVANPQNYTYDQVKDFQSYQKVVKLDCVEGWNVNILWQGVLVKDILNDVKPLPQANTVIFYAVDGYSTSFPLEYLQNNQILMAYKMNNATLPTERGFPFQLVAESKWGYKWIKWINRIELSDNPNYQGYWESRGYSTTGNLNESFLK; encoded by the coding sequence ATGATAAAACAATACATTGCCGTGGGTGCAATCGTTATTATCATGTTACTGGCCATTGTAATTAGTCTGGACTTATTGCCTCCCAGTACAATTCCCCTTGATTCTGTGGAAGTTACCAACTATCAGGGACAGCAACTATCATCGGTTAACGACTTCCGTGAAAACTCAATTAAAGGACCCCAGTACGTGAATATTACCAGTTACCATCTGGAAGTAGATGGACTGGTGGCTAACCCCCAAAATTATACTTATGATCAGGTTAAGGATTTCCAGAGTTATCAGAAAGTGGTTAAACTGGATTGTGTGGAAGGATGGAATGTGAATATACTTTGGCAGGGAGTACTGGTAAAGGATATCCTTAATGATGTGAAACCATTACCCCAGGCAAACACCGTGATTTTTTATGCAGTTGATGGTTATTCCACCTCTTTTCCACTGGAATACCTTCAGAATAACCAGATATTAATGGCGTATAAGATGAACAATGCCACTTTACCTACTGAGAGGGGATTCCCATTTCAACTGGTGGCAGAGAGTAAATGGGGATACAAGTGGATAAAATGGATAAACAGGATTGAACTATCTGATAATCCTAATTACCAGGGTTACTGGGAAAGCAGAGGATATTCCACAACCGGTAACCTCAATGAAAGCTTTTTAAAATGA
- a CDS encoding ATP-dependent helicase, with product MIVRQDKKYSDKDIYKILHPWAREWFKGKFETFSEAQRQSIVDIHQGKNVLVSSPTGSGKTLTAFLSIISELTRLADQEILEDRVYCLYISPLKALDNDIEKNLEEPLTEIEKIAGHELGIRKAVRTGDTSQYERSKMLKKPPHILITTPESLSILLCAPKFREKLSKVRYVIIDEIHSLAENKRGVHLSLSLERLEHLTGGFVRVGLSATVHPLERMAEFLVGYSYGQPRDCLIVDVNYLKQLDMEVICPVKDIIATEPDETNKAMYQMLHDLIQEHQTTLIFTNTRSGTESVVFNLKKRYPGSYHDQNIMAHHSSLSRELRLEAENKLKEGKLKVVVSSTSLELGIDIGYIDLVVLVSSPKSVSRALQRIGRSGHQLHEKSKGRMMVVDRDDLVECALILKNAIEGKIDEIHIPENCLDVLSQQIYGMAIEQRWDLDEALQLIQGSYPYRELSKDDYHSVLSYLAGEYTRLEDRYVYAKIWVDWDENRMGKRGKLARMLYSTNIGTIPDRSAAVVKCGGEVVGRIEEDFMEKLKKGDSFVLGGRIYRFNYARGMSVNVSPASGPPTIPSWFSEQLPLSFDLAMSIGKFRGILEWEFKKGRSKEEIIEFIHQYLYLDHNAANSIYQYFREQYLYAVVPNLKTLLVEYYTGFGGRKFVVFHSLFGRRVNDVLSRALAYVIARRYRHDVMISISDNGFYLSSEGKIGALEAFQELTSENLENYLKEAIDRTETLAGRFRHCAGRSLMILRRYKGQEKSVGRQQVKGKILLKFVKELDPNFPILKEARREVTEDFMDVKNALNVLKMIEDGKMEIKHINTKIPSPFAFNLVSQGYLDVLKYEERIEFIRRMHEAIIKEIDG from the coding sequence ATGATAGTAAGACAGGATAAAAAATATTCTGATAAGGATATTTATAAAATTCTACATCCCTGGGCCAGGGAATGGTTCAAGGGGAAGTTTGAAACATTTTCCGAGGCACAGCGCCAGTCAATCGTGGATATACACCAGGGAAAAAATGTGCTGGTCTCATCACCCACTGGTTCCGGTAAAACCCTCACTGCATTTCTATCCATAATCAGCGAACTCACCCGTCTGGCTGATCAGGAAATCCTGGAAGACCGTGTTTATTGCCTGTACATATCCCCATTAAAGGCACTGGATAATGATATTGAGAAGAACCTGGAAGAACCATTAACTGAGATTGAAAAGATAGCCGGGCACGAGCTTGGTATTCGTAAGGCAGTGCGTACCGGGGACACCAGCCAGTATGAAAGGTCCAAGATGCTTAAAAAGCCACCTCACATCCTCATTACCACCCCTGAATCTCTTTCAATCCTTCTCTGCGCACCCAAGTTCAGGGAAAAACTTTCCAAGGTTCGCTACGTGATTATAGATGAAATACACTCCCTGGCCGAGAATAAGCGCGGAGTACACCTCAGTCTCAGTCTGGAGAGATTGGAACACCTCACTGGTGGATTTGTACGTGTCGGTCTCAGTGCCACTGTACACCCCCTGGAGAGGATGGCAGAATTTTTGGTGGGCTACTCCTATGGCCAGCCACGGGATTGTCTCATTGTGGATGTAAATTATCTGAAACAACTGGATATGGAAGTGATCTGCCCGGTTAAGGATATCATAGCCACAGAACCTGATGAAACCAACAAGGCCATGTATCAGATGCTCCATGATCTCATCCAGGAACACCAGACCACCCTCATCTTCACCAACACCCGTAGTGGTACTGAAAGTGTGGTTTTCAACCTTAAAAAAAGGTACCCTGGTAGTTACCATGACCAGAATATAATGGCCCACCATTCCAGTCTCTCCAGGGAACTGCGACTGGAGGCCGAAAACAAGTTAAAGGAGGGGAAGCTGAAAGTTGTGGTCTCATCCACCAGTCTGGAGCTGGGAATAGATATTGGTTACATTGACCTGGTGGTACTGGTTTCCAGCCCCAAATCTGTCTCCAGAGCCCTGCAAAGAATAGGTAGGAGTGGCCATCAGTTACATGAAAAATCCAAGGGCAGGATGATGGTGGTAGACCGTGACGACCTGGTGGAATGTGCTCTCATTCTTAAAAATGCCATAGAAGGAAAGATCGACGAGATACACATCCCTGAAAACTGTCTGGATGTTTTATCCCAGCAGATATATGGTATGGCCATTGAACAGCGCTGGGACCTGGATGAAGCACTCCAGCTTATCCAGGGAAGTTACCCCTACAGAGAACTGAGTAAAGATGATTATCACAGTGTCCTGAGCTATCTAGCCGGTGAGTACACCCGATTAGAGGACCGTTACGTCTATGCCAAGATATGGGTGGACTGGGATGAAAACCGCATGGGAAAAAGGGGTAAACTGGCCCGTATGCTCTATTCAACAAACATTGGAACCATACCCGACCGCAGTGCTGCAGTGGTAAAATGTGGTGGTGAAGTGGTGGGTAGGATTGAAGAGGACTTCATGGAAAAACTCAAAAAAGGTGATAGTTTCGTATTAGGAGGGCGCATCTACCGTTTTAATTATGCCCGTGGAATGAGTGTGAATGTCAGCCCTGCTTCTGGCCCCCCAACCATTCCCTCCTGGTTTTCAGAACAGCTACCATTGTCATTTGATCTGGCTATGTCCATTGGGAAGTTCAGGGGAATACTGGAATGGGAATTTAAAAAGGGTAGAAGTAAAGAGGAAATCATTGAATTCATACACCAGTATCTCTACCTGGATCACAACGCTGCCAACTCCATTTACCAGTACTTCCGGGAGCAGTACCTCTACGCAGTGGTACCCAACCTTAAAACATTACTGGTGGAGTATTACACCGGTTTTGGCGGTCGTAAATTTGTGGTGTTCCATTCACTCTTTGGAAGAAGGGTTAACGATGTCTTAAGCCGTGCCCTGGCTTACGTTATTGCCAGAAGGTATCGGCACGATGTTATGATATCCATCTCTGATAATGGATTCTACCTTTCCAGTGAGGGTAAGATCGGTGCACTGGAGGCTTTCCAGGAGCTCACATCTGAAAACCTGGAAAACTACCTTAAAGAAGCAATTGACCGTACCGAGACACTGGCTGGAAGGTTCAGGCACTGCGCTGGACGTTCCCTCATGATCCTCCGGCGTTACAAGGGTCAGGAGAAATCCGTGGGGCGTCAGCAGGTTAAGGGTAAGATTCTCTTAAAGTTCGTGAAGGAACTGGACCCTAACTTCCCCATTCTCAAGGAAGCTAGGAGAGAAGTTACCGAAGACTTCATGGATGTTAAAAATGCTCTGAACGTGTTAAAAATGATTGAAGATGGTAAAATGGAGATAAAACATATAAATACCAAAATACCATCCCCATTTGCTTTTAACCTGGTGTCTCAGGGATACCTCGATGTTTTAAAGTATGAAGAAAGAATAGAATTCATTAGAAGAATGCATGAAGCTATTATCAAGGAAATAGATGGGTAA
- a CDS encoding glutamine synthetase family protein, translating into MINALQEEGLNVKAAFENEFYLLKHDDEKRDNTNGKNNKKNSNGVPIKPSEFTPFASSYSMDLNYHIISDIVEALIAQNITVQQYYPESGPGQHEITIMYSDALSAADNQIVYRETVKGIASKHGLQASFLPKIFPDTAGNGCHLHLSLWQDDMNILHDSESDYGLSEAGEQFIAGILYHLPSLAAITTPIPRSYRRIRPQMWSGAFQVWGFNNREAAIRVIREDDGRILHFEVKTVDASANPYLALGVVISAGLDGIRKKMELPRPIQKDPANLSDAEMKEMGVKLLPSNLKEALANLKKDKTILDALGEDLSRSYLAVKSAEYEALGKLSSEREVDLLLEKY; encoded by the coding sequence ATGATCAACGCCCTTCAGGAAGAAGGTTTAAATGTTAAAGCAGCCTTTGAAAATGAATTTTATCTCCTAAAACATGATGATGAAAAAAGGGATAATACGAATGGTAAAAATAATAAAAAGAACAGTAATGGTGTACCAATCAAACCATCAGAGTTTACCCCTTTTGCATCCTCTTACTCCATGGATTTAAACTATCACATCATCAGCGATATAGTTGAAGCATTAATTGCCCAGAACATCACAGTCCAACAGTATTATCCGGAGTCGGGTCCTGGTCAGCACGAAATAACTATCATGTATTCTGATGCGCTGAGTGCTGCTGATAATCAGATTGTTTACCGGGAGACAGTGAAGGGCATTGCATCTAAACACGGCCTTCAAGCATCTTTTCTTCCCAAAATTTTCCCCGATACAGCAGGTAATGGCTGTCATCTACATCTTAGCCTGTGGCAGGATGATATGAATATTTTACATGACTCAGAATCCGATTATGGTCTTAGTGAAGCTGGGGAACAATTCATAGCAGGAATACTGTATCATTTACCTTCACTTGCTGCCATCACCACCCCCATACCCAGATCTTACCGCAGGATAAGACCCCAGATGTGGAGTGGAGCATTCCAAGTATGGGGTTTTAACAACCGTGAGGCAGCTATAAGAGTAATCCGTGAAGATGATGGTAGGATACTGCACTTTGAAGTTAAAACTGTCGATGCATCAGCTAATCCTTACCTTGCTTTGGGGGTAGTGATTAGCGCTGGACTTGATGGTATCCGTAAAAAGATGGAACTTCCCCGTCCAATCCAGAAAGACCCTGCTAATCTATCAGATGCGGAAATGAAGGAAATGGGAGTTAAACTACTTCCCAGTAATCTGAAAGAAGCCCTTGCTAATCTTAAAAAGGATAAAACTATTTTAGATGCATTGGGAGAAGATCTTTCCAGATCTTACCTGGCTGTCAAAAGTGCAGAATACGAAGCTCTGGGAAAGTTATCCTCTGAAAGGGAAGTGGATTTACTGCTGGAGAAATACTAA
- the hemB gene encoding porphobilinogen synthase yields the protein MQFPTRRMRRLRKTPQIRKILRETTLNAEDFIYPLFIKEELEEGAGEHIDTMPGQYRYSLEDAVEESKRLEKLGLQSVLLFGMPEEKDELGTSAYAEDGIVQQTVRRLKKETDLVVITDVCLCQYTTHGHCGIVEKGEILNDESLRLLAKTALSHAEAGADIVAPSDMMDGRVEAIREMLDDGGFQDTLIMSYAAKYASSFYAPFRDAVCSAPSFGDRKTHQMNPANIEEAILEVELDLNEGADIVIIKPAMAYLDVIHQVKEEFRMPTAAYQVSGEYSMLKAGIEAEYLTNDAIYESLLSIKRAGADLIISHFAPDFLEGKLEEGC from the coding sequence ATGCAATTTCCAACCCGTCGCATGCGTAGACTAAGAAAAACACCCCAGATAAGGAAAATTCTCCGAGAAACAACCTTAAACGCGGAAGATTTCATTTACCCGCTTTTTATTAAAGAAGAACTGGAAGAAGGGGCAGGCGAGCATATTGACACCATGCCTGGCCAGTACCGTTACAGCTTAGAAGATGCAGTAGAAGAATCAAAGCGACTGGAAAAATTGGGCCTTCAATCAGTCCTTTTATTTGGAATGCCTGAAGAGAAGGATGAACTGGGAACATCAGCCTATGCCGAGGATGGGATAGTTCAGCAGACTGTCAGGCGCTTGAAAAAAGAGACCGATCTGGTGGTTATTACCGATGTTTGCCTCTGTCAGTACACCACACATGGCCACTGCGGAATAGTGGAAAAAGGGGAGATTCTCAACGATGAAAGCCTGCGTTTACTGGCTAAAACCGCTCTTTCTCATGCTGAAGCCGGTGCAGACATTGTGGCCCCATCAGATATGATGGACGGTAGGGTGGAAGCCATCCGTGAAATGTTAGATGACGGAGGGTTCCAGGACACACTGATCATGTCATACGCTGCTAAATATGCATCAAGTTTCTACGCACCATTCCGTGATGCAGTTTGTTCTGCACCATCATTTGGTGATCGTAAAACCCATCAGATGAACCCTGCCAATATTGAGGAAGCCATTTTAGAAGTGGAATTAGACCTCAATGAAGGAGCAGACATTGTAATAATCAAACCAGCCATGGCATATCTGGATGTTATACACCAAGTTAAAGAAGAGTTCAGAATGCCTACCGCAGCATACCAGGTTAGTGGAGAGTATTCCATGTTAAAAGCTGGAATAGAAGCAGAATATCTCACCAACGATGCTATTTATGAGTCATTGCTATCAATTAAAAGAGCTGGAGCTGATTTAATTATATCTCACTTCGCACCTGACTTTTTAGAAGGAAAACTGGAGGAAGGTTGTTAA
- a CDS encoding metallophosphoesterase: MVDDIIFGARILDLALEVEDHLIISDLHLGYEEALNYQGIMIPKFQYPKIIKRMEEIHSRSDCANIIINGDLKHEFGKINRQEWKETLKFIDYLKERFQKIILIKGNHDPLTPIIAEKTGLEVYPYYSTGNFIVMHGDKIPGKWDEITEQKIIIGHEHPSVGIRSGERMEKVKCFLAGDFRDKKMIVMPSFNFITEGSDVLHEKPLSPFLKEAKHDDLEVFGVENFETFYFGKISHLLNVQQEPYPYDSHFIEF; this comes from the coding sequence ATGGTTGATGATATTATTTTTGGTGCCAGGATTCTGGATCTGGCCCTGGAAGTTGAGGATCACCTTATAATATCCGATCTTCACTTGGGATACGAGGAAGCATTGAACTACCAGGGTATTATGATACCCAAGTTCCAGTACCCCAAAATCATTAAGAGAATGGAAGAAATCCATTCTCGTAGTGATTGTGCTAACATCATCATTAACGGTGACCTTAAACATGAATTTGGTAAGATAAATCGTCAGGAGTGGAAAGAAACCCTGAAATTCATTGATTACCTTAAGGAACGTTTCCAGAAAATCATTCTGATCAAGGGTAATCACGATCCCCTGACACCAATAATAGCCGAAAAAACTGGTTTAGAAGTGTACCCCTATTATTCAACCGGTAATTTCATAGTAATGCATGGTGATAAGATTCCAGGAAAATGGGATGAAATCACCGAACAAAAGATCATAATTGGACATGAACATCCCTCGGTTGGAATTAGAAGCGGTGAAAGAATGGAGAAGGTTAAATGTTTCCTTGCCGGAGATTTTCGGGATAAAAAAATGATTGTAATGCCATCATTTAACTTCATCACCGAAGGTTCAGATGTTCTCCATGAAAAACCACTCTCCCCCTTTTTAAAAGAAGCCAAACATGATGATCTGGAGGTTTTTGGGGTTGAAAACTTTGAAACATTCTATTTTGGTAAAATAAGTCATCTTTTGAATGTTCAACAGGAACCATATCCTTATGATTCTCATTTTATAGAATTTTAA
- a CDS encoding phenylalanine--tRNA ligase subunit alpha has translation MLDKIINEMHLYEKKVLKALGEAGGQDIPENVAKSTKLDIKQVMSASGALESKGIIEIERDVEEVLSLGPSGSTYAQEGLPERKILEALHQEQTIHMKDLAQKSGIDQSEVKIAIGWIMKKGWAVLDKGNVTITADGEKALEKPGIDEILLKTIMDSTKILTLGGLSNSLNEGFQQLKKRKGLINLNKNSSYTLIVTEKGQNILDHGFEIREEATQLTHDQLKTDSWKNLHYRGYDIQAEHPLIFPGKMHPLQRTIQEIRRIFLNLGFTESRGTILESAFWNFDCLFQPQDHAAREMQDTFYVKSPKSTRLPSDGMVQKVSQTHEDGGATGSEGWGYHWDVDVAMQSVLRTHTTCVSARYLAENEPPLKMFSVGRVFRRETITYKHLPEFHQVEGIVASDDINFKNLLGIIKEFYHQMGFEVRFRPAYFPYTYLSTECEIYLPEKESWIELGGSGMFRPEVLEPLGIETPVAAFGLGIERLAMIQLGIKDIRQLYQSDLGWLRELPVINWVK, from the coding sequence ATGTTAGATAAAATAATCAATGAAATGCACCTCTATGAAAAGAAAGTTTTAAAAGCGTTGGGGGAAGCAGGAGGCCAGGACATACCAGAAAACGTGGCTAAAAGTACAAAACTTGACATAAAACAGGTTATGAGTGCTTCAGGGGCCCTGGAATCCAAAGGAATCATAGAAATAGAACGTGATGTGGAGGAAGTGCTCAGCCTGGGCCCTTCAGGATCTACATATGCTCAGGAAGGATTACCAGAAAGGAAAATCTTAGAAGCACTCCACCAGGAACAGACCATCCATATGAAAGATCTGGCCCAAAAATCTGGAATCGACCAGTCCGAAGTTAAAATAGCCATTGGATGGATCATGAAGAAAGGTTGGGCAGTACTCGATAAAGGAAATGTTACCATTACTGCAGATGGTGAAAAAGCCCTGGAAAAGCCTGGTATTGATGAGATCCTCCTTAAGACCATTATGGATTCCACCAAAATCTTAACCCTGGGTGGCCTGTCAAACTCCCTTAACGAAGGATTCCAACAACTTAAAAAAAGGAAAGGACTTATTAATTTAAATAAAAATTCCAGTTATACTTTAATTGTTACTGAAAAAGGTCAAAATATCCTGGATCATGGTTTTGAAATACGTGAAGAAGCCACTCAACTTACCCATGACCAGCTTAAAACTGATTCCTGGAAGAACTTACACTACCGTGGTTACGATATCCAGGCAGAACACCCCCTCATATTCCCGGGGAAAATGCATCCCCTTCAGCGGACCATTCAGGAGATACGTCGCATATTCCTAAACCTGGGTTTCACTGAATCAAGGGGAACCATCCTTGAATCAGCCTTCTGGAACTTTGACTGCCTATTCCAGCCACAAGACCATGCTGCCAGGGAAATGCAGGATACATTCTATGTTAAATCTCCAAAGAGCACCCGGCTACCATCAGATGGGATGGTGCAGAAGGTGAGTCAGACTCATGAAGATGGTGGTGCCACCGGTAGTGAGGGATGGGGTTACCACTGGGATGTTGATGTAGCCATGCAATCCGTGCTCAGAACCCATACCACCTGTGTATCAGCCCGTTACCTTGCAGAGAATGAACCACCCTTAAAGATGTTCTCGGTGGGTCGTGTGTTCCGCCGTGAAACCATAACCTACAAGCACCTCCCTGAATTCCACCAGGTTGAGGGTATTGTGGCCAGTGATGATATAAACTTCAAGAACCTTCTGGGAATAATCAAGGAATTTTACCATCAGATGGGCTTTGAAGTTCGCTTCCGACCGGCATATTTCCCCTACACCTACCTGTCCACTGAATGTGAGATTTACCTGCCTGAGAAGGAGAGCTGGATTGAACTGGGAGGATCTGGAATGTTCCGTCCAGAGGTCTTAGAACCACTGGGAATAGAAACACCAGTAGCAGCTTTTGGCCTGGGAATTGAACGCCTGGCCATGATACAATTGGGGATAAAGGATATCCGGCAGTTATATCAGAGTGACCTTGGTTGGCTCCGAGAATTACCGGTAATTAACTGGGTTAAATAA
- a CDS encoding triphosphoribosyl-dephospho-CoA synthase, whose product MESSYVAKCAQIASVLEVSGHPKPGNVHRTRNFPDMVFEDFLLSGIAIGKTMEKAAERGFKYRNRSEKWDKMGLGELILEAVTETDHWVANNTNLGIVMLLTPISVVAGMFEDVKSGETENIGISESGTENTGLIQRGTEGSIEIWNSFRERIEQIMRSTTSEDAVNLYRAINIADAGGMGQQDDLDVAADSSLQKLRDENVNMFNVLKMSSAWDKLSYELTHKMPVTFEIGYPTFKKIKSKYEINQATVHTFLTILSEVPDTLISRKFGDPQAEEVRTRAKSMLEEGGILTSRGVSLVEKFDHELIDNGLNPGTTADFTASSIMVAYLDDYSDYKAKLQ is encoded by the coding sequence TTGGAATCCAGTTATGTTGCAAAATGTGCTCAGATAGCTTCTGTGCTTGAGGTGAGTGGGCATCCAAAACCAGGTAATGTGCACCGCACCCGGAACTTTCCAGACATGGTCTTTGAGGATTTTCTTCTCAGTGGAATAGCCATTGGAAAGACCATGGAAAAAGCTGCAGAAAGGGGATTCAAATACCGCAACCGGTCCGAAAAATGGGATAAAATGGGTTTAGGTGAACTGATCCTGGAGGCGGTAACTGAAACCGACCACTGGGTTGCCAACAACACCAACCTGGGCATTGTAATGTTACTCACCCCTATTTCAGTAGTGGCAGGGATGTTTGAGGATGTAAAAAGTGGTGAAACAGAAAATATCGGTATTTCTGAAAGTGGGACTGAAAATACTGGCCTGATTCAAAGAGGAACTGAAGGGTCAATTGAAATATGGAATAGTTTCAGGGAACGAATTGAGCAGATTATGAGGTCCACCACTTCTGAAGATGCGGTTAACCTTTACCGGGCTATTAATATTGCCGATGCAGGGGGAATGGGTCAGCAGGATGACCTGGATGTGGCAGCAGATAGTTCTCTCCAGAAACTGCGGGATGAAAATGTTAACATGTTCAATGTGCTGAAGATGTCATCTGCATGGGATAAACTGTCATACGAGCTCACCCATAAAATGCCAGTTACCTTCGAAATAGGATACCCTACCTTTAAAAAAATTAAATCAAAATATGAAATCAACCAGGCCACGGTGCATACATTCCTGACCATTCTATCCGAAGTTCCAGATACTCTCATCAGTCGCAAGTTCGGGGACCCTCAGGCAGAGGAAGTTAGAACCAGGGCAAAATCTATGTTGGAAGAAGGTGGAATATTAACCAGTAGGGGAGTATCTCTGGTGGAAAAATTTGACCATGAACTGATAGACAATGGTTTAAACCCAGGCACCACTGCGGATTTTACTGCCTCATCAATCATGGTGGCCTATCTTGATGACTACAGTGATTATAAAGCCAAGCTGCAATGA
- a CDS encoding endonuclease III domain-containing protein yields the protein MKESIIFKIYEKLYHIYGPQGWWPLMDLETENPDKTGATQGYHPLDYDLPITPEQKYEIILGTILTQNTAWTSAEKALENLKNLDVIHPERLLLLDDEILKNAVRPAGFLNQKSVYLRNISQFFLSLKGKTPARSEILEVKGVGNETADSILLYAYRKPEFVVDAYTKRIFSNLGLVDEKITYMDLKKFFENNLPVDVPIYQEYHALIVEHAKRYYRKKPYSEILDINK from the coding sequence ATGAAAGAATCAATAATTTTCAAGATATATGAAAAACTTTACCATATTTATGGTCCCCAGGGATGGTGGCCATTGATGGACTTAGAAACTGAAAATCCAGATAAAACCGGGGCCACCCAGGGTTATCATCCATTGGATTATGATCTTCCCATAACACCAGAACAGAAGTATGAAATTATTTTAGGCACTATTTTAACCCAGAACACGGCATGGACATCTGCTGAAAAGGCCCTGGAAAATCTGAAAAACCTGGATGTGATTCATCCAGAAAGATTACTTTTACTGGATGATGAAATATTAAAAAATGCTGTGCGTCCTGCAGGATTTTTAAACCAGAAATCAGTTTATCTTAGAAATATAAGCCAGTTTTTCCTGTCACTGAAGGGTAAAACACCCGCACGGAGTGAAATTTTGGAGGTTAAAGGTGTGGGAAATGAGACTGCAGATTCCATATTACTTTACGCCTACAGGAAACCTGAATTTGTGGTTGATGCTTACACCAAAAGGATTTTCAGCAATTTAGGATTGGTAGATGAAAAAATAACTTACATGGACTTGAAAAAGTTTTTTGAAAATAATTTACCGGTAGATGTGCCGATCTATCAGGAATACCATGCATTGATAGTGGAACACGCCAAAAGGTACTACCGTAAAAAACCCTACAGTGAAATTCTAGATATTAACAAATAG